The Syntrophales bacterium genome includes the window AGCCTCTATGTGTTCAGAATAACTCCGGGTGTTTTCATAAAGCCGCATTTTCACAAAACACATGATGAAAGTATATATTTCATTAAAGGGCCTGCGCAGATGTTAATAAATATCGGGATAGGACTCCCCATCACTGAGGAGCCCTCCCACACCACCTGGCATACCGATCGGTACCTCGGCGGTTCGGCTGATCAGGCAGATTAACTTCCGGGTAAGAATAAACCAAGATCAAGGAAATATTTATTAGGCAAAGCGATAATCACCCATTTAACCCTGCTCATACGCCAATGCTTCTTGCGGGCATTCCCACACAGTACCGCGTGCCTGTGAGATATCCCCTGTTTGAGCAGGTTTCGGATTTTAGTTCTGGGATTCTTCCATTGTTTCCAAAGAAGACACCGTAATCGTCTAATTATCCAGCCCTTCAAGGATTTAAAGATATATCGGGCTTCTGTCAGGCAGTAATAGTTCCACCAGCCTTTCAGATACAGATTCAGTTTATAGATTATCTGAGCCATACTTTTACCGCAATTGCGGTCGGTCAGTTCCCGAACTCTTTCCTTGAAGCGCTTAATCGTCTTCTTGTGAATCCGGATCTTTGTCTGACCACACATACTGATAAAAGTGAACCCTAAAAATTTGCGCAGCCATGGACGACTGACTGCACTTTTCTCTTCATTGACCTTGAGTTTAAGCTTCCTGGTTATGAAATTTGTAATGCTTTTCATAACTCGCTCAGCAGCTTTCCTGCTCTTGAGATATATGACAAAATCATCGGCGTACCTGACAAAATTGAGTCCTCTTTTCTCCAGCTCCTTATCCAGTTCATCAAGAACTATATTGGAAAGCAGCGGAGAGAGAGGGCCACCTTGAGGAGTACCCTCAAGTGAAGGTAAGACAAGACCTTCGATCATTATTCCGGCTGTCAGATATCTTCGGATTAACTTTAAAACTCGTTTATCCTTTATCCTTGTAGCCAGTCTGCTCATCAAATGGTCATGATTCACCCTGTCGAAAAATTTTGACAGATCCATATCGACAATATGCTTATATCCTGAAAGCAGGTAACTTTTGGCCCTGAGTACAGCATCATGGGCAGACCTTCCCGGTCTGAATCCATAACTGGAATCAGAAAAGGTCGGGTCCCAAATCTGTTGCAGAATCTGGGCTATTGCTTGCTGGATCAGACGATCCAGAACTGTGGGAATTCCAAGCAGTCTTACACCACCGTCCGGTTTTGGGATTTCTTTCCTTTTAACCGGAAGTGGTTTGTAAGTACCGTTTAACAGGTCTTCCCTGATTTTAAGCCAGTGACGTCTGAGGTATCCAGGTAACTGATCAACAGTCATGTTATCGATCCCGGGTGCCCCTTTATTATCACGGACTCGCTTTAATGCTTTAAACATATTCCCCCGTTCAAGGATTGTTTCCATGAGCCGGGAACCCTCTGCCGGATGTTCGGTAATCACAAACGCTACAGTTATTTCAGACGACTGCTGCATTATAACCATAAGTACTATGCTCCTACTAATCACTATCATTTACCCGTACTGTTCAGTCCGGGCACCGTTCGGGCCTTCGCCGGGGTGAGTCCTCCGTGGTGTTCACGGCTCGTTTCTCCTGCGGCTACTATGCCCTCTGCTGACTTCTTCCATGCGGTCGGAGCAGGTTGCCCTGCCCTCAGCCACTTTCTGCCGCATGCGACATCCCGTGGCACATGAAAGACCTCCCGGGGTAAACACACGTCTTTCAGCACGTAAGCGCCGAGTATACGGGCATTGCTTATAATGGATAGAGGACTTAACCTTGTGTTGCAGGCTGGTCCCGCAAATGCACGCCTAACTCGATTTCTGTTCGTCACCCCGTGCTTTTGTGTTACTCCGCCTCAGCGGAGCCACTGCCTTCCGAAGCACCGTCACCGGATACCCCGTTGTGATAACACTATGCCCTTCGCCTCCATCTGGCTGGGCTTGGGACTTGCCTTGACTTCCATAATCGGAAAGTATAGGCTCACCCTTAAGACGTGTGCCGTGCCCGGCACACAACAAAGCACTCCAGCCGACCGCTGAAAGCGGCGGCTGAGTTTTAACGTTCCTCAAGGCGCTTCGCGCCTTGAGGAATACCGAGTTGCCGGATACCCGGCCGACCGAATGGTTCTCCGGCGCGGAGCGCCTTGCGAACCATTCGTTCGACCGGCAAATTTTCCGGCATAATCAGACGCTTCGCGCCCATTATACCGCTAAAATTTGCCCGTCAACTCGGCATTCGACCTCTCAAAATCATTTCTAATTTGTTGACATATGGCACACATCGTGTTTAAATATTGCATATGACATATTATAAATGGAATTATGAAAAAAATGAAAGGCTGAAAGCGGAACGTGGTCTCAGCTTTGAACAAGTCATTCTGCATATTGAACGAGGTGACCTTATCGATGTAATTGAGCACCCGAATCAATCTAAATATCCAAATCAACAAATGCTGGTTGTTAAAATTAGAGACTACGCTTATCTGGTCCCATTTATTGAAGATGAAGAGGGTAAATTTTTAAAAACAATAATTCCGAGTCGTAAAGCAACTCGTGAGTATTTGGGAGGATGAAATGGCTAAAATAAAACTCGATAAAGAAGAAAAGGAAATTCTTGATAGTTATGAACGGGGAGAATGGAAGTCTGTTAAAAATCTTAAAAAAGAAATAGAAAGACATAAAGGATACGCTCGTCAGACTTTAAAAAAAGACAAGCGAGTAAATATTAGGATTTCATCCATGGTACTTGATGAGATTCAAACAAGGGCTGTTGAAGATGGCATGCCTTATCAAACTCTGATATCCAGCATTCTGCATCGGTTTATAACTGGACGGCTTATTGAAAAACCAAGGTCGAACAAGTCATTTGAGAATGACGTGTAAATGCTAACGCATTCCCATGTAAAATCTATTCATTATCGCATCATAACAGGTGAACACGTTGACTATAAAAAAGCTTCTCCAATCAGAGAGGAAACCGACGATTTTGTTCTTAGGGTTGAAAATGATCTGGCGTCGTTTGAGATGAAGAAACATTTTTCAACGAAAGAGGATGCTAAGGACTATATTGACCCTTATCTCAAGCGATGGGAAATTTTAATTGGTTTAGCCCATGATCATAGAGATCTACGATTTGAATACAAAAATGCAGAAGTTATAGATCGTTCCCCTGATGATAAAAATTCAATAATACTTAACGTCGATCCTATTCGCATTAGTGTTTCACTTGATGCTGTGCTTCATGTGTCACGCGGACGTTTTCCATCACCTCCAAAGAACTTTGAAAACACACCCGATGTTGAAACTATGTATCTTCGCTACAAGGCCTTTAGAGAGGGAAAAGAAAGTTTACTCGCTATGGCCTACATGTGTTTAACGGTTTTAGAAACAAGTGCGGGAGGTAGGTCAAAGGCAGTATC containing:
- the ltrA gene encoding group II intron reverse transcriptase/maturase, with protein sequence MVIMQQSSEITVAFVITEHPAEGSRLMETILERGNMFKALKRVRDNKGAPGIDNMTVDQLPGYLRRHWLKIREDLLNGTYKPLPVKRKEIPKPDGGVRLLGIPTVLDRLIQQAIAQILQQIWDPTFSDSSYGFRPGRSAHDAVLRAKSYLLSGYKHIVDMDLSKFFDRVNHDHLMSRLATRIKDKRVLKLIRRYLTAGIMIEGLVLPSLEGTPQGGPLSPLLSNIVLDELDKELEKRGLNFVRYADDFVIYLKSRKAAERVMKSITNFITRKLKLKVNEEKSAVSRPWLRKFLGFTFISMCGQTKIRIHKKTIKRFKERVRELTDRNCGKSMAQIIYKLNLYLKGWWNYYCLTEARYIFKSLKGWIIRRLRCLLWKQWKNPRTKIRNLLKQGISHRHAVLCGNARKKHWRMSRVKWVIIALPNKYFLDLGLFLPGS